From Gimesia panareensis, the proteins below share one genomic window:
- a CDS encoding UDP-N-acetylmuramoyl-L-alanyl-D-glutamate--2,6-diaminopimelate ligase, with amino-acid sequence MHGSYLTSMSSSSLSLSPGTIAISLRSQFPSASFVDCADICVTSLQADSRRCQSGDLFVVIAGTNESAEKYIPEAIRNGAKAVLTGRPLTGLEVPQCIVSDVRKAYAILCSELADRPSRQLDAVGITGTNGKTTVSWLVRSILQSAGRKTGLSGTVEYHDGKTSRPSSLTTPDALELSELLSAMVKNRVTHAVMEVSSHALDQSRLAGTELAVGAVTNVTQDHFDYHQNLKNYAACKARIIEHLKADGTLVLNGDDPICRSMAEAVQSTQTLLTYGLKSEADLQARAVRESAAGTEFEIVFRETALPVKTTLIGQHNVSNCLAATAVCLGLGLSLAEIVAGITALENVPGRMEQVNCGQTYTVLIDYAHTDDALRHAIRSARQVCGQRLFCVFGAGGDRDSSKRSLLGVAGSEADRVIITSDNPRSEDPFQIMKAIAAGCQSQGVTPELIEDRKAAIEFALAEAGPGDLVLIAGKGHECEQILRDRKIPFRDRHVVEQYLTGQSISDSQKVSA; translated from the coding sequence ATGCATGGTTCTTACCTCACATCCATGTCATCTTCATCGTTGAGCTTGTCGCCAGGGACGATTGCCATCAGCTTGAGATCGCAATTTCCCTCCGCGAGTTTTGTGGACTGTGCAGATATTTGCGTGACCTCCCTGCAGGCCGACAGTCGGCGTTGTCAGTCGGGCGATCTGTTCGTGGTGATTGCAGGCACGAACGAATCGGCCGAGAAATATATACCCGAGGCAATCCGAAATGGAGCCAAGGCGGTTTTGACGGGGCGACCGCTGACCGGGCTGGAAGTCCCCCAATGCATCGTGTCTGACGTACGCAAGGCTTACGCAATCCTCTGCTCGGAACTGGCAGATCGTCCCTCGCGGCAACTGGATGCGGTGGGCATTACCGGGACGAATGGAAAGACAACGGTCAGCTGGCTGGTCAGGTCAATCTTACAGAGTGCCGGTCGCAAAACCGGGTTGTCTGGAACGGTCGAATATCATGACGGCAAGACTTCCCGCCCTTCCTCGCTGACGACACCGGACGCATTGGAACTGTCAGAACTGCTCTCAGCGATGGTTAAAAACAGAGTGACGCATGCGGTGATGGAAGTCTCCAGCCATGCCCTGGATCAGAGCCGCCTGGCAGGTACGGAACTGGCGGTAGGAGCAGTCACGAATGTCACTCAGGACCATTTTGACTATCATCAGAATCTGAAAAATTATGCAGCCTGCAAAGCCCGGATCATCGAGCATCTCAAAGCCGATGGGACACTGGTGCTCAACGGTGATGATCCCATCTGTCGCTCCATGGCAGAAGCAGTGCAGTCAACTCAAACACTGCTGACCTACGGACTCAAATCGGAAGCGGATCTGCAGGCGAGGGCTGTGCGAGAATCGGCTGCCGGTACGGAGTTTGAAATCGTTTTCAGAGAGACGGCACTACCTGTGAAAACAACACTCATCGGTCAGCATAATGTCTCTAACTGCCTGGCGGCGACGGCTGTCTGTCTGGGGCTGGGACTGTCACTGGCAGAAATTGTGGCGGGAATTACAGCCCTGGAAAATGTCCCCGGTCGGATGGAGCAGGTGAACTGCGGACAGACTTATACGGTCCTGATCGATTATGCACATACCGATGATGCCTTGAGGCATGCGATTCGTTCTGCCCGACAGGTTTGTGGTCAGCGTCTGTTCTGTGTCTTCGGTGCCGGTGGAGATCGTGACAGTTCGAAACGCAGTCTGCTGGGAGTGGCAGGCAGCGAAGCGGATCGCGTCATCATTACCAGCGACAATCCCCGCAGTGAAGATCCGTTTCAGATCATGAAAGCCATTGCCGCGGGTTGCCAGTCACAGGGAGTGACGCCGGAACTGATCGAAGATCGCAAAGCGGCCATTGAATTCGCGCTGGCAGAAGCCGGGCCAGGAGATCTGGTGCTGATTGCCGGCAAAGGTCATGAATGCGAACAGATTTTGCGCGACCGGAAAATTCCCTTCCGCGACCGCCACGTTGTCGAACAATATCTCACGGGGCAAAGTATTTCCGATTCACAGAAAGTTTCTGCCTAA
- a CDS encoding DUF1559 domain-containing protein — translation MKLNSRPKKGFTLIELLVVIAIIAILIALLLPAVQQAREAARRSTCKNNMKQLGLAFHNYHDTHSSYPFAWFLDPTNLSNPKAGCYGIMLLPYLDQAPLYNKWNSSFPALNELAVYPQVAQNLTVIATPLPVFMCPSTPEATKHDYDLTPAGFPLTWTAARSDYGPATGVRGDFSSIAYTGHPSPSSRSGILTFVGVDTSGSPGDGITKIRDVIDGTSNTILLGERVGGTNIYSGTTLNPTLTAALGSTNGGGWGDFLSGEHWYSGSLRDGTSTSGNGGPCAINCSNGRSTGFLSFHVGGAHFLMGDGAVRFLSQNIDAYTLASLSTRAGGEIVGEF, via the coding sequence ATGAAACTGAACTCGCGCCCAAAAAAAGGTTTTACTCTGATTGAGCTACTTGTCGTCATTGCGATTATTGCCATTTTGATTGCACTTCTGCTGCCAGCAGTCCAACAGGCCCGGGAAGCTGCCCGCCGATCCACTTGTAAAAATAACATGAAGCAGTTGGGACTGGCTTTCCACAACTACCATGACACGCACAGCTCATACCCCTTTGCCTGGTTCCTGGATCCAACAAATCTGTCCAACCCCAAAGCTGGATGCTACGGCATCATGTTGCTCCCTTACCTTGATCAGGCTCCTCTGTACAACAAGTGGAACTCTTCTTTTCCTGCCCTGAATGAATTAGCCGTTTATCCCCAGGTCGCACAAAACCTGACAGTCATCGCCACGCCGCTCCCCGTATTCATGTGCCCCTCAACCCCTGAAGCGACGAAGCATGACTACGACCTCACCCCGGCCGGTTTCCCGCTGACCTGGACGGCAGCGCGTTCTGACTACGGTCCTGCAACTGGTGTACGTGGCGACTTCTCCAGCATTGCCTACACCGGCCATCCTTCACCTTCCAGCCGCAGCGGAATCCTGACCTTTGTTGGTGTTGATACTTCTGGATCGCCAGGCGATGGCATCACCAAAATTCGCGATGTGATCGACGGCACCTCTAATACCATTCTGCTCGGGGAACGGGTTGGCGGGACCAATATCTACAGCGGTACGACCCTCAATCCTACTCTGACAGCAGCCCTGGGATCGACCAACGGGGGCGGCTGGGGAGACTTCCTCAGTGGCGAACACTGGTATTCAGGATCGCTGCGCGACGGAACGTCCACCAGCGGAAACGGTGGCCCATGTGCGATTAACTGCAGCAATGGACGCAGCACCGGCTTTTTAAGCTTTCACGTCGGAGGCGCGCATTTCCTGATGGGCGATGGTGCTGTACGGTTCCTCAGCCAGAACATCGACGCTTACACACTGGCATCACTCTCCACCCGTGCCGGTGGTGAAATAGTTGGTGAATTCTGA
- a CDS encoding UDP-N-acetylmuramoyl-tripeptide--D-alanyl-D-alanine ligase, whose translation MDHLSLTTLSQVLQGRSMNIDSAAADVAGISIDSRTVQPGDLFFAIQGKRQDGHQFVGQALSQGATACVVKQGAVADDSSAPLLVVDNVNQALAGFAHWYRRQQTATVIGVTGSIGKTTTRNMIHSALAPYLKGVQSPANYNNEFGVPLSIAQLEKQHQYAVLELGASQTGEIRKLAQIASPEIGVISGIGPSHLEHFGTLQCTAEAKAELFEQLPASGLAIVNGDDRYADFLVSRSPAPAFRVGLSDDNDLRAAGVHRGESGLTFHVEGTEFVIPVVGKHFVYPALIAIAVGKILGLTSQELSDSLRAFQPVRGRCHVELIGDWTVVDDAYNSSPVSMRAACELLSEWPTTGKRVLVMGDMLELGPDSASYHYEIGKKIAGSPIEWLFVCGEQATAVVAGAVENQFPAGRVVQGVDIEEIQAEVYSRLEPGDVVLVKGSRGMRMERLIDYLQQQVSEQVTEGEKNISCV comes from the coding sequence ATGGATCATCTCTCTCTCACAACGCTCAGTCAGGTGCTGCAAGGCAGATCGATGAACATCGATTCTGCAGCCGCTGACGTTGCCGGGATCTCGATCGATTCGCGAACGGTGCAGCCGGGCGATCTGTTCTTTGCGATTCAGGGGAAACGACAGGATGGTCATCAATTCGTTGGCCAGGCCCTCTCGCAGGGGGCAACTGCCTGCGTCGTGAAACAGGGCGCCGTTGCCGATGACAGTTCCGCACCATTGCTGGTTGTAGACAATGTGAATCAGGCGCTGGCCGGGTTTGCCCACTGGTATCGCCGGCAGCAGACAGCTACGGTGATCGGGGTGACCGGGAGTATCGGTAAGACGACTACCCGTAACATGATCCATTCGGCACTGGCACCTTATCTGAAAGGCGTCCAGAGCCCTGCCAATTACAATAATGAATTTGGAGTGCCTCTGAGCATCGCGCAGCTCGAGAAACAACATCAGTACGCGGTCCTGGAACTTGGCGCATCCCAAACGGGTGAAATTCGGAAGCTGGCACAGATCGCCAGTCCTGAGATTGGAGTCATTTCAGGGATTGGTCCTTCCCATCTGGAACATTTCGGTACGCTGCAATGCACGGCAGAAGCGAAAGCGGAATTGTTCGAGCAACTGCCTGCCTCGGGGCTGGCAATTGTCAATGGAGATGATCGCTACGCGGACTTTCTGGTCTCACGCAGCCCGGCACCCGCTTTCCGGGTGGGGTTAAGTGATGACAATGATCTGCGTGCTGCAGGAGTCCACCGGGGAGAGTCGGGACTGACCTTTCACGTGGAAGGGACGGAGTTCGTCATTCCGGTGGTCGGCAAGCATTTTGTCTACCCGGCTCTGATCGCAATCGCCGTCGGAAAAATTCTGGGTCTGACCAGTCAGGAACTGTCGGACAGTTTGCGTGCCTTCCAGCCAGTGCGTGGTCGCTGTCATGTGGAACTGATCGGGGACTGGACCGTTGTGGACGATGCTTACAATTCGAGTCCTGTCTCCATGCGGGCGGCCTGTGAACTGCTCAGCGAATGGCCCACAACCGGTAAGCGGGTTCTGGTGATGGGCGATATGCTGGAACTGGGGCCGGACTCTGCCAGCTACCATTATGAGATCGGGAAAAAGATTGCCGGTTCTCCCATTGAATGGCTGTTTGTGTGTGGCGAACAGGCAACAGCTGTCGTCGCCGGCGCTGTGGAAAACCAGTTCCCTGCGGGCCGTGTGGTCCAGGGAGTTGATATCGAAGAGATTCAAGCAGAAGTATACTCCCGGCTGGAACCGGGAGATGTGGTTTTAGTCAAAGGTTCCCGTGGCATGCGAATGGAACGGCTGATCGATTATCTCCAACAGCAGGTTTCAGAGCAGGTCACCGAGGGAGAAAAGAATATTTCATGTGTCTAA